The following nucleotide sequence is from Desulforegula conservatrix Mb1Pa.
GGCGGCCAGCTCGATACAGAAGGAGATCTGGCCGACATGGTTGCAAGGCTCGATCTGTTTCCATGTGTCTATGTTGTGGCGTCGGCGCTTTCTTCCGAAAGCAGGAACCTGTCTGATGAAATAGCCGCTTCTGTCGCCCTGGTTGTAGCGGATCAGAATTCACGGGGCGCGGAGTTTGCCATGCGCGGCGATACAAGATCACCCGGAGTTTATAGCCTGCTTGAGCAGGTTAAGGAAAGTCTGCACAGAAAAAATGTGATCCCAGGGTGGAAGCCACTTGAAAGAGAACGGGAATACCCCGTGATTTATAAACCTGCGCAAGGGCTGTGTGTTTACATGGCCGTTTACAGGGCGATTAAAAGAACTTGAAAGAGGTGAAAATGAAGACAGTCGCTAAATGGGGCTTGAATGTTCTCATAGCCCTGGATCAGCTTGGCAATACAATCGGCGGAGGCGATCCGGACGAGACCATTTCAAGCAGGATCGGGAAGATAAAGAAAGCAAACGGCGGAAAGATTCCGTGGAGTTCTCCGGTGGCTAAAATCATAGATGCCGGGCTTGAGAAGATAGATCCGGGACATTCGATAAGGTGTATCGAGGCGGATGAAGGCAAAGAAGCGATAAACACATAAGGGAGGCTGTATATGTATCTTAGCGGACAGGGGAAAGTTTACCTCGCCACAAGAAACGCCCAGGGAGTCCCTGGAGCAATGGTTTTTCTTGGTAATACTCCGAATCTGGAGCTTAACCTTGAAATCGACAACATGGAGCACATCGAGTCCTATACCGGTAACAGGGCTAGGGACGCACGAATCATAAAGACCAAAAAAGGCACTGTTTCGATGTCCATGGAGGACTTTAATCTCGATAACCTTGCGCTTGCCCTTTATGGCAAACAGGTGACTGTTGCTGGCTCAAGCGTTGTTGACGAGGTTCTTCCAAATACGATGGTTGTGGGTTCAAGATATCTGCTTGCAAACCAGAAGGTTTCGTCTCTTGTGATCAAGGACAGCTCGGCAACTCCAAAAACACTTACATCGGGTACCAACTACAGCGCCTCGGCTGATGATCTGGTTTATGGGGCCTTTACTGTTTTGGATCTGACGACTCCGGTGGGAATAGTCCAACCATTGAAGGCAAGTTATTCCTATGGCGCACGAACAGATATGGCCCTGTTCACCGAGCAGATACCGGAAAGATATCTGAGGTTCGAAGGCATCAATACCGTGGACAGCAGCAAGGTGATGCTGGAGCTTTACAAGCTCAGTTTTGATCCTGCGGGCCTTTCCATGATCAATGATGACTGGAATAAGCAGGATCTGAAAGCCGAACTATTGGTTGATACCACAAAACCAACCAGCAACGCTCTCGGGCAGTTCGGCAAAATCGTTTTGCTTTAATTGAGGTAGGGTGTGTGCCGCTTTTGCACGCACCGTTTTAAAAATCCCCCTGCCCCTTTTGAAAAGGGGGAATCAGAGAGCCAAACATATAAAGGAGATTTGAATACATGAGAGACCTTACAGCGCCTAAAAATACAATCGAAATCCAGGACGGTTCTTCCGGCGATGTTCATGAAATGTATTACCGCAGACCAATAGCCTCTGAAATGGCTGGCTATCAGGCTGCACTTTTTGAGCGCAAGGGCAAGAAGGTTTTGAACCGCGTATATCAAACCAGAATTGAATACGGCACTAAAATTCTTACAGGATTCAAGCCCGGAACCTTTGGCTATGAAGGCCAGGCAATCAGCGCGGATAAGGCTGACAAGGGTTATCGTGAAGACTGGCAGAGGATTTTAAGGGAGCTTGCGCCTGATGTTGTTGCAGCAGTGGCCCAGCAGGTTTTTGAAGGCACAGGAGTTGCCAGGGGCGCGGATGATATCGAGTTCGTGACCGAAGGTGATGATACCAGCCCTTTGTCAGCAGCATAGAGGATCTTGAGCATGAAATTACCCTCATGCTCGAAGGATGCGGCGAAAAGCGCAAAGAGAGAAATTGCAGGCCAGGGTCAAATTGTGATGAGTGCCATTACAGACCGGCGACGCATGAATATGTTCTGCATCTCTTTAAGCTGCATCTTTTGGGACTTGGGGGATTTCCTTTCCGGGCCAATGATCTGAGTATGCAGATATGGGAAGACCTCGGCAGGTTGAGGCAGGCAATAAACGCAAAGATGAGAGTATTTTAAAACAGGGTTGAATTATGGCGGAAAACAGGGTCTCGATAATAATAAGCGCGAAGAACATGGCTTCAGATGCTTTGAATCAGGTGAAAACCGGATTTGATAATCTTGGTGAGTCTTC
It contains:
- a CDS encoding phage protein Gp37, which produces MHEFQIIEDKVLEALAPLKASGVRNLDAYGGQLDTEGDLADMVARLDLFPCVYVVASALSSESRNLSDEIAASVALVVADQNSRGAEFAMRGDTRSPGVYSLLEQVKESLHRKNVIPGWKPLEREREYPVIYKPAQGLCVYMAVYRAIKRT
- a CDS encoding phage tail tube protein, with the protein product MYLSGQGKVYLATRNAQGVPGAMVFLGNTPNLELNLEIDNMEHIESYTGNRARDARIIKTKKGTVSMSMEDFNLDNLALALYGKQVTVAGSSVVDEVLPNTMVVGSRYLLANQKVSSLVIKDSSATPKTLTSGTNYSASADDLVYGAFTVLDLTTPVGIVQPLKASYSYGARTDMALFTEQIPERYLRFEGINTVDSSKVMLELYKLSFDPAGLSMINDDWNKQDLKAELLVDTTKPTSNALGQFGKIVLL